A stretch of DNA from bacterium:
CTCCACTTCGATCAGGCGAACGCCGCAGTTCCGGACCGCGCGGTCGTAGGGGAAGCGGTGGGATGTTTGGATGATGACCTCGTTCTGCATCCCGTCCGTATCCGGAAGCCGGCGGATGAACTCCGGGTTGGTCCCGGTGATGCAGGCCGCCGTTCCCAGGGTCAGCGCGGCGAACGCGCCGGAGGTGACCATCGCGGCCTCGCAGCGGAGCAGGGCCGCGATCCGCCGGCCCACCGCGTCCTGCAGGTCCTCGAGCCGTACGAAGTGCCCGGACACCGCCGCCATGGCCTCAACGACCTCGGGAGCCAACAGCGACGCGGTCATCATCGTATACGTCCCTGCGCCGTTGATGATGGGGCGCACGCCGAGTTCCCTGAGAAAATCGAGGCGGGCGTGGATCCCGCGGGCCTCGCTGGAGTCCTGCGTGGCCATGATCTCAGCGTTACTTCAGGCCCTTGCGCACGTCGGGGTTGAGCGAGTAGACGCCGACCACTTGGCCGCTGGCCAGCATGTGTTTCTGCACCGCTCGGAGCGTGTCGCCCCCGGTGAACGCCCCCGTCAGCCCGAGGGTCTTCACGTTCAGTGCGTAAACGCCGAAATGGTAGTGGTGGGCGAGCGCATCGTTCCACGGCGGGCACGGGCCGTCGTAGCCGCCCGTGGTTCCCTTCACGAAACCGGTGACGCCGAGGTCATTGGCGCCGCGAAGGCCGTATGTTGCCGGACCCACCGGCTTCGCGGCATGCCCGCTTGACTCCGCGCCCTCCGGTATCTCGGTTACGCTTGGAGGAATGTCGACCAGAATCCAGTGGAAGAAGTTGAGGCGCTTGAGCGTGGCGGGAATGGTCTTGCCCTCTTGGTTCGCAGTGTCGAACGACGACGGGGCGTCCGTGTCGACCATGACAATCGCATAGGACGCCGTCCCGGCCGCGCCCTTCGTCCACCTAATCGCCGGGCTCCGGTTCGGGCCGTCCGTGACATGCCCCTTGGCCGCAGGAACGCAGTACGCATAGACCGGGGGGATGGCGCCGTTCGGCTTGACCCCGGTCACGGTCACCGAGAGAGTGGCCAGCCCGCGAGCATCGACCACCAAGGATCCGCTCACTGACAGGCACGCACCGCATATCAGCAGCACGGCCGCCCACACAAGACGCCCCCGATCCGGCATCGATCACCCTCCCTCTACCTGATGTGCGTCTCTGTCATCATGCTCGCTCCGGCGAGCCAAACTGGTGAGGAGTGGCGGGGCGGCACCGCGTGCGTCGAGGCACGTTTACCGCAGCAAGACGAGCAAGCCCGACGCCCGCGCCCACGACGTTCAAGAGGAGGGGGAGCAGGACGCCCATGCCCATCTGCGCCGTCTGCGCTTCATGCCGAAATCCAGCTTCCGTGGCGGCCCAGCTCATGTGCGCATCGGCCTCCGCAGTCTCGGGTCGGCCAGATCACGGATGGCATCGCCCAAGATATTCCATCCCAGGACGAAGAGCGTGATCGTGACCGCGGGGAACACGACCGTGTACCAGAACACGAAGGCGTGGCCCGGCTCGCCCATGATCCACTTCCGCGATAGGGCGATCAGTTGCCCCCAATCAGCGTACCCGACCTCGGTGCCGAGGCCAAGAAAACTGAGGGCCGCCGACACGATCACGATGTTCCCCATGTCGAGCGATCCGTACACGAGAAACGGGAAGATGGCATTGGGCATGACGTGCCGCAAGATGATGCGGAGATTGCTCCCGCCGAGCGCCCGAGACGCGGTCACGAATTCGCGCCCGGCCAGCGAAA
This window harbors:
- a CDS encoding ABC transporter permease is translated as GLVLAVVIVAVLGKGLDKIILAIGAVNWPIYARLVRGEVLSLAGREFVTASRALGGSNLRIILRHVMPNAIFPFLVYGSLDMGNIVIVSAALSFLGLGTEVGYADWGQLIALSRKWIMGEPGHAFVFWYTVVFPAVTITLFVLGWNILGDAIRDLADPRLRRPMRT
- a CDS encoding YbhB/YbcL family Raf kinase inhibitor-like protein, whose translation is MPDRGRLVWAAVLLICGACLSVSGSLVVDARGLATLSVTVTGVKPNGAIPPVYAYCVPAAKGHVTDGPNRSPAIRWTKGAAGTASYAIVMVDTDAPSSFDTANQEGKTIPATLKRLNFFHWILVDIPPSVTEIPEGAESSGHAAKPVGPATYGLRGANDLGVTGFVKGTTGGYDGPCPPWNDALAHHYHFGVYALNVKTLGLTGAFTGGDTLRAVQKHMLASGQVVGVYSLNPDVRKGLK